A genome region from Blautia coccoides includes the following:
- a CDS encoding pyridoxamine 5'-phosphate oxidase family protein, with amino-acid sequence MKFTMDKSISYEDAVGRMFEMLGNSKIMALASSLDDYVMVRNVSCLFYDDKIYFKTDKNFRKTKQLLENPNVALCWSGVQVEGTALNKGLVVEEPGRRFEEGYKKYLWESYNKYSHEDTEILIEVSPRYVEIWDTSEDGYAYQLFIDFDKKSVEVKPYDKK; translated from the coding sequence ATGAAATTTACAATGGACAAATCTATCAGCTATGAGGACGCTGTAGGACGTATGTTTGAAATGCTGGGAAACAGTAAGATCATGGCACTGGCGTCCAGCCTCGACGACTATGTTATGGTGAGGAATGTGAGCTGCCTTTTTTACGATGATAAGATCTATTTTAAAACAGATAAGAATTTCAGAAAGACGAAACAGCTTCTGGAAAATCCCAATGTAGCTCTGTGCTGGAGCGGCGTCCAGGTAGAGGGAACAGCCTTGAACAAAGGACTTGTTGTGGAAGAACCAGGAAGAAGATTTGAAGAGGGATACAAAAAATATCTGTGGGAGAGCTACAACAAATACAGCCACGAGGATACAGAAATCCTTATAGAAGTGTCACCGAGATATGTGGAGATCTGGGATACAAGTGAAGACGGATATGCGTATCAGCTTTTTATTGACTTTGATAAAAAGTCTGTAGAGGTGAAACCATACGATAAGAAATAA
- a CDS encoding enolase C-terminal domain-like protein — protein sequence MKEITIRDIKTFITAPQNINLVVVKVETSEPELYGIGCATFTWRCKTVVTAVEEYLKPMLLGKSVHNIEDIWQSMMGSSYWRGGPVLNNALSGVDEALWDIKGKLANMPLYSLFGGKCREGIAVYRHADGTTMEQVEDKIHEYMEQGYRYIRCHLGLYGGNAGGSMQTITRPENAPSGAYYHPKLYMQSVVKMFEQIRKDFGWDLEIMHDVHERLPLADTLCLAKDLEPYKLFFLEDALPPEQADYFKIIREQTTIPLAMGELFTNPVEWKTLVQNQWIDFIRVHVSDIGGLTPAKKLAHFCEAYGVRTAWHGPNDLSPVGMTAQMHLDLACTNFGIQEFSGFNEAEKAIFPGCPEVINGYACLSDRPGIGIDFDEKEAAKFPYTDMDFGWLFSRLPDGTAVRP from the coding sequence ATGAAAGAAATCACAATTCGGGATATTAAAACCTTTATCACAGCGCCGCAGAATATCAATCTGGTAGTTGTCAAAGTGGAAACCTCAGAACCGGAATTATACGGTATCGGCTGTGCCACATTCACCTGGAGATGTAAAACAGTTGTCACTGCTGTGGAAGAATATTTAAAACCCATGCTGCTTGGCAAGTCGGTCCACAATATTGAAGACATCTGGCAGTCCATGATGGGCAGTTCCTACTGGCGCGGCGGTCCGGTACTCAACAATGCACTCTCCGGTGTTGACGAGGCACTCTGGGACATAAAAGGCAAGCTTGCCAACATGCCCCTCTACAGTCTGTTCGGCGGCAAGTGCCGGGAGGGAATCGCTGTATACCGCCATGCGGACGGAACCACCATGGAACAGGTGGAGGATAAGATCCATGAATATATGGAACAGGGCTACCGTTACATCCGATGCCATCTGGGTCTGTACGGAGGCAATGCAGGCGGCAGTATGCAGACCATAACCCGGCCTGAAAATGCCCCGTCAGGTGCTTATTACCATCCAAAACTTTATATGCAGAGCGTTGTAAAAATGTTTGAACAGATCAGAAAAGACTTCGGATGGGACCTGGAAATCATGCATGATGTACATGAAAGGCTGCCTCTGGCAGATACTCTATGCCTTGCCAAAGATCTGGAACCCTACAAATTATTTTTCCTGGAGGACGCGCTTCCGCCCGAACAGGCCGATTATTTTAAGATCATACGGGAACAGACCACTATCCCTCTGGCAATGGGAGAGCTTTTCACCAATCCTGTGGAGTGGAAGACTCTTGTACAAAACCAGTGGATCGACTTTATACGTGTTCATGTCAGTGATATCGGAGGTCTTACTCCGGCCAAAAAGCTGGCGCATTTCTGCGAAGCCTATGGTGTGCGCACTGCCTGGCACGGGCCTAACGACCTGTCACCTGTGGGAATGACTGCACAGATGCATCTGGATCTGGCATGTACAAACTTCGGCATCCAGGAGTTCAGTGGTTTTAACGAGGCTGAAAAAGCAATTTTCCCCGGATGTCCGGAAGTCATAAACGGGTATGCCTGCTTAAGTGACCGTCCCGGGATCGGAATTGATTTTGATGAGAAGGAAGCGGCTAAATTCCCTTATACAGACATGGACTTTGGCTGGCTTTTCTCACGCCTGCCGGACGGTACTGCTGTCCGCCCGTAA
- a CDS encoding AraC family transcriptional regulator: MQIKVNDYEETEHFRAICEDCYNISRTCGYDRLTMSHIHNTSEILFVESGEADYYIAGKKYHVEPYDILVIGAMEFHRSVITDPPYQRYGLTIKPAYLRGMIPDKDLQKVFSTPPAERFVESYKHIDPKIFAKLIGLLQDLAEEQQGEKDYRAQMQRGVLTQTAVLLFRVLRMEREAGEISAADTAMREIKDHIDLHFQERLTLETLSRRFYLHPSTISKEFKRCCGHNLNKYINMVRICRAASLLETGTDSVAEISVKCGYESENTFLRQFRSIMGMSPLQYRKSMREWMRKMSEGK; encoded by the coding sequence ATGCAGATCAAGGTAAATGATTATGAGGAGACGGAACATTTTCGGGCTATCTGTGAGGACTGTTATAATATCTCGAGAACATGTGGTTATGACAGGCTCACAATGTCTCATATCCACAACACAAGCGAAATTCTTTTTGTGGAATCAGGGGAGGCGGATTATTACATAGCGGGAAAGAAATATCATGTGGAGCCATATGATATTCTTGTCATTGGGGCTATGGAATTCCACAGAAGCGTGATCACGGATCCACCGTATCAGAGATATGGGCTTACGATAAAACCTGCATATCTAAGAGGGATGATACCGGATAAAGACTTGCAGAAGGTATTTTCCACGCCGCCTGCAGAACGTTTCGTCGAATCTTATAAGCATATAGATCCGAAGATTTTTGCTAAACTGATAGGTCTGCTTCAGGATCTGGCAGAGGAACAGCAGGGAGAAAAGGATTACCGGGCACAGATGCAGAGGGGTGTCCTGACCCAGACAGCAGTGCTTCTGTTCAGAGTTCTTCGTATGGAAAGAGAAGCGGGGGAGATATCTGCCGCCGATACAGCCATGAGGGAAATAAAGGATCATATTGACCTTCATTTCCAGGAAAGGCTTACACTGGAGACTTTGAGCCGGCGCTTTTATCTCCATCCGTCCACCATCAGCAAGGAATTCAAGCGCTGCTGCGGACATAACCTGAACAAATACATCAACATGGTAAGGATCTGCCGTGCAGCCTCTCTATTGGAAACCGGTACAGACAGTGTGGCTGAGATTTCTGTCAAATGTGGTTATGAAAGTGAAAACACATTCTTGAGACAGTTTCGGTCTATTATGGGGATGTCACCTCTTCAATACCGGAAGTCTATGCGAGAATGGATGAGGAAAATGAGTGAGGGGAAATAG
- a CDS encoding tyrosine-type recombinase/integrase, whose amino-acid sequence MQKEITFTMKTELIEEFSCHLYRQEKTEATIRKYSTDLRTFLGYLGNDRQVHRIRLLEYKEWLRQQYAVSSANSMLAAVNCFLDYMCFPELKVKSYKVQKRMFLDSEKEMTKREYQKLVETARRKEKSQLALILESICATGVRVSELKYLTVKNLQGGRLEVSNKGKTRIVLIPESLRKKLLCYAGKQGIKSGPIFVTRNGKPKDRSNIWTEMKLLAEQAGIKPKKVFPHNLRHLFARSFYKTTNNLAALADVLGHSSLEVTRIYTADTLKKFQGMIEQLDLIVP is encoded by the coding sequence ATGCAGAAAGAAATTACCTTTACCATGAAGACAGAATTGATCGAAGAATTTTCCTGTCACTTATACAGACAGGAGAAGACAGAGGCAACCATCAGGAAATATTCCACAGATTTAAGAACATTTTTGGGATATCTGGGGAATGACAGGCAAGTACACAGAATCCGTCTTTTGGAGTACAAAGAATGGCTGAGACAGCAGTATGCAGTGAGCAGCGCCAACTCCATGCTGGCGGCAGTCAACTGTTTTTTAGATTATATGTGTTTTCCAGAATTGAAAGTGAAAAGTTATAAAGTACAGAAGCGTATGTTTTTGGATTCGGAAAAAGAAATGACAAAGAGGGAGTACCAAAAACTGGTAGAGACAGCAAGGAGAAAGGAGAAAAGCCAGCTTGCCCTGATACTGGAGTCAATCTGTGCTACCGGTGTCAGGGTAAGCGAACTGAAGTATCTGACAGTAAAGAACCTTCAGGGAGGTCGTCTGGAAGTGTCCAATAAAGGGAAAACACGTATTGTCCTGATTCCGGAGAGCCTGCGGAAAAAACTTTTATGTTATGCCGGAAAGCAGGGAATCAAATCAGGTCCTATTTTTGTCACCAGAAATGGGAAACCCAAAGACAGAAGCAATATATGGACAGAAATGAAACTATTGGCAGAGCAGGCAGGAATTAAACCGAAAAAAGTCTTCCCGCATAATCTGCGCCATCTTTTTGCCCGTTCTTTTTATAAGACAACAAATAATCTTGCTGCACTGGCAGACGTTCTGGGACACAGCAGTCTTGAGGTGACAAGGATCTACACAGCAGATACGCTGAAGAAATTTCAGGGAATGATAGAACAACTGGATTTGATCGTTCCATAA